Genomic window (Paenibacillus sp. 37):
GATGGTACTGCACTCGGAGTGACCAGGCGTAACATGCAAGGTTTATCTTTTATCTAATCCAAAGGAGATGAAACAGGATGAGCGAAACCAAAGAAACCGTACTGGAGCAGGAAGAGCAGATTGTCGAAGCCGGGGTGCACAATTTTAGCAAAGAGGAAGAGTGGATCAGACCGGAGGAACCGCTGCTGAATGAACGGCTGGAGTGGTTCAAGGACCAGAAGCTGGGGCTGATGATGCACTGGGGGCCGTATTCCCAGCTTGGTCTCGTGGAGTCCTGGGCGCTGAGCGACGAGGATGGCGATTGGTCGCGTGATGACATCGACTGGACGGATGACATGGAAGACTTTAAACGGGAATATTTCGATCTCAACAAAACCTTCAATCCGATTCGTTTCCAGCCTGAGGAATGGGCACAGATGGCGGCAGATAACGGGTTCAAATACTTCCTGTTCACCACCAAGCACCATGATGGTTTCTGCATGTGGGATACGAAGACAACCGATTACCGGATTACGGGCAAGGACACGCCTTTTCATACCCATAAGTATGCGGACATCTGTCGAGCACTGTTTGACGCTTTTCGGGCTAAAGGACTCGGCATCTCAGCGTATTTCTCCAAAGCGGACTGGCATACCCCGTATTACTGGGCACCGGGTATGGAGCGTGGACGTCATATGTGGCGCGGCCCTTCGTATGATCCCCATAAGTATCCGTGGCTGTGGGAGAAATTCGTGGAGTTCACACATGAGCAGATCATGGAACTGCTGACCAATTACGGGCGGATCGAATGTCTGTGGCTGGATGCCGGCTGGGTGCGTGAAGGTCGCCATGGTCAGGATATCAGGCTTGGAGAAGTCGTGGACCGGGCGCGTCAGACCACTCAGCCCTGGCTGCTGTCCGCAGATCGCACTGTAGGTGGACCGTATGAGAATATTGTTACCCCTGAGCAGACCATACCGGAACATCCGATGAACATTCCATGGGAGAGCTGTATTACCGTAGGCAACTCCTTTGCCTTCGGATTCGATGATCAGTATAAAACGGGAAGACAGCTAGCACATATTCTACTCGAAGTGGTGTCCAAGGGTGGTAACCTGGCGCTGAATGTAGGACCACAACCCGATGGGCGTCTGCCAAAAGGGGCAATTCGAGGCATCAAGGGCCTCGGTGAATGGCTGGGTACTCATGGAGAAGGTGTCTATGGAACCCGGATCTGCGGGCCATATTTTACGAAAGATTGGGCCTTCACTCAGAAGGAAGAGATCAACACCGTATATGCCTTCCGTTTATACCGAAACGAACATGAGAGCGTACAACCACAGTTAGTCATTCCTTATCTGGAAAAGGTAGAGCGGGTCGAACTCATCGGTAGCGATGACGTACTTACGTATCAGCATAAGGAAGACGGACTTCTCGTGGAACTTCCACAATCGGTTACAACCAGTGCATTACCCATCACACATACGTTCAGATTGATCACAAGCGCATAGAGGTTGTTCCAACTGTTCCCCTTCTCGGTGCTGAATCGGTAACTTTTTGAACATGCATGCATAGAAAGCCATGTCAATTCCGGGGGAGGTATAACCACCTCCGGAATTTTTATATTCATACATAAGGAACATATATCCCACCAAAAACAGCTCCAAATTGCTTGTCACACAAGGGTTTATGGAATAAAGAGAAGTCGGAGAAAATTGCAAATTGATAAAAGTTTACCGTGCGATGTACTATCAAATTAAGAAAGCGCTACCTGATATGAATGTTTACATCAATTAGGTTTGACAAGGAATTAAGAACAGAAAAAAGGATGTTTAAGGGATGTAAATGTAATGTATTATTACACTTGAGGTGTAGAAGGAGTGACGCAAATGAGTCGAGCTACGGAAAGCATACCCGCCAAGATGGAACTCCAGCAGAGGAAACATGTGGAGCCCAAGCGGCAGCATCCATTCATCAAAAGCCTCAAGAAACACTGGGAGCTCTACCTGCTCGTGCTGCCCCCGGTGTTGTATCTGTTGATCTTCAAGTAC
Coding sequences:
- a CDS encoding alpha-L-fucosidase → MSETKETVLEQEEQIVEAGVHNFSKEEEWIRPEEPLLNERLEWFKDQKLGLMMHWGPYSQLGLVESWALSDEDGDWSRDDIDWTDDMEDFKREYFDLNKTFNPIRFQPEEWAQMAADNGFKYFLFTTKHHDGFCMWDTKTTDYRITGKDTPFHTHKYADICRALFDAFRAKGLGISAYFSKADWHTPYYWAPGMERGRHMWRGPSYDPHKYPWLWEKFVEFTHEQIMELLTNYGRIECLWLDAGWVREGRHGQDIRLGEVVDRARQTTQPWLLSADRTVGGPYENIVTPEQTIPEHPMNIPWESCITVGNSFAFGFDDQYKTGRQLAHILLEVVSKGGNLALNVGPQPDGRLPKGAIRGIKGLGEWLGTHGEGVYGTRICGPYFTKDWAFTQKEEINTVYAFRLYRNEHESVQPQLVIPYLEKVERVELIGSDDVLTYQHKEDGLLVELPQSVTTSALPITHTFRLITSA